From the genome of Perca flavescens isolate YP-PL-M2 chromosome 12, PFLA_1.0, whole genome shotgun sequence, one region includes:
- the lpin2 gene encoding phosphatidate phosphatase LPIN2 isoform X3, with product MNYVGQLAGQVLVTVKELYKGINQATLSGCIDVVVVRQRDGTYQCSPFHVRFGKLGVLRSKEKVIDIEVNGEPVELHMKLGDNGEAFFVQESEQLNQIVPAHLATSPIPTESHLFWISEVEHRAPKDLEDDPADPEDPPELPAPNTMSTKKKKRRKKKHKGDPRREELTPPMSVMTGNAIAANAPAATTAAMSSTGQNEEIFEMDMSSDEEAAAHVSRSPSVTTMRDIDPKLTAARHNLDGYPLSDGDWPSNDSHGLSQAFSPKSDSELMVRPSESLLRAESHMQWTWGEFPETTRVTKKEKPELLKTVTITPSENTHFRVILSSEAMENDTEIERGGGASSSVCTIVKPEPRTPITTVTPVIPLASVDTITSMSPVTPTEPLDVLPPSVATSTPYNSQQSDSPSKKKGVPKRSQHQGPEDIYLDDLNVLEPDVAARYFPKSESEAATKHWMDSEMHSGSQSPQSVGSAAADSGTECLSDSASDLPDVTLSLCGGLTENAEISKERFMEHIITYLEFAENPAIIDNPNLVVKIGNRYYNWTLAAPLILSLQAFQKNLPKATEEAWVKEKMPKKSGRWWFWRKRADSTIKQSETKLETKEESQLEEEGPSMSQEKLPLQPKAGDSSSDEEAKELSVASCQERLQSIDSQHHPSPHTYRKSLRLSSDQIASLKLKEGPNDVTFSITTQYQGTCRCEGTIYLWNWDDKVIISDIDGTITKSDVFGQILPQLGKDWTHQGIAKLYHSVAENGYKFLYCSARAIGMADMTRGYLQWVNDGGTILPRGPLMLSPSSLFSAFHREVIEKKPEIFKIECLTDIKNLFQHNMQPFYAAFGNRANDVFAYKEVGVPVCRIFTVNPKGELIQEQTKGNKSS from the exons ATGAACTACGTGGGCCAGCTGGCAGGTCAGGTGCTGGTAACTGTCAAAGAACTGTACAAGGGCATTAATCAGGCCACGTTGTCGGGCTGTATTGATGTTGTGGTTGTCCGCCAGCGAGATGGCACCTACCAGTGCTCACCATTCCATGTGCGCTTTGGCAAGCTGGGTGTACTCCGCTCCAAAGAGAAAGTG ATTGACATTGAAGTGAATGGAGAGCCGGTAGAGCTGCACATGAAGCTTGGTGACAATGGAGAGGCCTTTTTTGTCCAGGAATCTGAGCAGCTGAAT CAGATTGTCCCTGCCCACCTGGCCACCTCTCCAATCCCCACCGAGAGTCACCTGTTCTGGATCTCAGAGGTTGAGCACAGGGCACCGAAAGATCTGGAGGATGACCCCGCTGACCCCGAGGACCCACCCGAGCTTCCTGCTCCGAACACCATGTccacaaaaaagaagaagagacgGAAGAAGAAGCACAAAGGAGACCCCCGAAGAGAGGAGCTGACCCCGCCCATGTCAGTGATGACGGGTAATGCTATTGCTGCTAACGCACCTGCTGCTACGACTGCTGCTATGTCCAGCACTGGGCAAAATGAAGAGATCTTTGAGATGGACATGAGCTCTGACGAGGAAGCTGCAGCACATGTCTCGAG GTCACCTTCAGTGACTACAATGCGAGACATTGACCCCAAATTAACCGCAGCCAGACACAACCTCGATGGTTATCCACTGTCTGATGGGGACTGGCCGTCAAATGACAG TCATGGCTTGTCTCAGGCCTTTTCCCCAAAGAGTGACTCTGAACTTATGGTCAGGCCCTCAGAGAGTTTGCTCAGAGCGGAGTCCCACATGCAGTGGACCTGGGGGGAGTTTCCAGAAACAACCAGG GTCACCAAAAAAGAGAAACCAGAACTACTAAAAACAGTGACCATCACCCCATCAGAGAACACCCACTTCCGCGTCATCCTCAGCTCTGAGGCCATGGAGAACGACACTGAGATTGAAAGGGGAGGTGGTGCCTCCTCTTCCGTGTGTACCATCGTCAAGCCCGAGCCACGCACCCCGATCACCACTGTAACACCCGTGATTCCTCTCGCATCTGTTGACACCATTACCTCTATGAGTCCTGTAACCCCCACAGAGCCCCTGGATGTCCTGCCACCCAGTGTGGCAACCTCCACCCCTTACAACAGCCAACAGAGCGATTCACCCTCTAAAAAGAAAG GTGTCCCAAAGAGGAGCCAGCATCAGGGTCCCGAGGATATCTACCTAGATGACCTGAATGTACTTGAACCTGATGTTGCTGCACGATATTTTCCTAAGAG TGAGTCTGAGGCAGCGACAAAGCACTGGATGGACTCAGAGATGCACTCTGGTTCCCAGTCTCCCCAGTCAGTGGGCAGTGCAGCAGCTGACAGCGGGACAGAGTGTCTTTCTGACTCGGCTAGTGACCTCCCCGACGtcactctttctctgtgtggaGGCCTCACAGAAAATGCTGAAATATCCAAAG AAAGGTTCATGGAGCATATCATCACCTATCTGGAATTTGCTGAAAATCCAGCAATAATAGATAACCCCAACCTGGTAGTAAAGATAGGAAATAG ATATTATAATTGGACACTAGCTGCACCCTTGATTCTAAGTCTACAAGCATTTCAGAAGAACTTACCAAAG GCTACAGAGGAGGCCTGGGTGAAGGAGAAAATGCCAAAGAAGTCAGGCCGCTGGTGGTTCTGGCGAAAAAGGGCAGATAGTACAATCAAGCAG TCTGAGACTAAGCTTGAAACCAAGGAGGAGTCTCaactggaggaggaaggacCCTCCATGTCTCAGGAGAAACTGCCCTTACA GCCTAAAGCAGGAGACTCGTCCAGTGATGAAGAGGCCAAGGAGCTGAGCGTTGCATCCTGTCAGGAGAGACTGCAGTCAATAGATAGTCAGCACCACCCCAGCCCACACACTTACAGGAAGTCACTACGCCTCTCCTCTGATCAGATA GCCAGTCTGAAACTGAAGGAGGGACCTAATGATGTGACATTTAGCATCACCACCCAATACCAGGGCACATGCCGCTGCGAGGGCACCATCTACCTGTGGAACTGGGACGACAAAGTCATTATCTCTGACATTGATGGCACCATCACCAA gTCAGATGTGTTTGGACAGATCCTGCCACAGTTGGGGAAGGACTGGACCCACCAGGGCATTGCCAAGCTCTACCACTCAGTAGCTGA GAACGGCTACAAGTTCTTGTACTGTTCAGCGCGGGCTATTGGCATGGCTGACATGACAAGAGGTTACCTGCAGTGGGTCAATGATGGAGGCACCATTCTACCCCGGGGACCTCTAATGCTGTCTCCCAGCAGCCTCTTCTCTGCCTTCCACAG GGAGGTCATTGAGAAgaaaccagagatcttcaagATTGAATGCCTTACAGATATCAAGAACCTGTTCCAGCATAACATGCAGCCATTCTACGCCGCCTTTGGGAATAGAGCTAAT GATGTGTTTGCCTATAAGGAGGTGGGAGTTCCAGTGTGTAGGATCTTCACAGTCAACCCCAAGGGAGAGCTGATCCAGGAGCAGACCAAGGGCAACAAGTCCTCGTAA
- the lpin2 gene encoding phosphatidate phosphatase LPIN2 isoform X2 — MNYVGQLAGQVLVTVKELYKGINQATLSGCIDVVVVRQRDGTYQCSPFHVRFGKLGVLRSKEKVIDIEVNGEPVELHMKLGDNGEAFFVQESEQLNIVPAHLATSPIPTESHLFWISEVEHRAPKDLEDDPADPEDPPELPAPNTMSTKKKKRRKKKHKGDPRREELTPPMSVMTGNAIAANAPAATTAAMSSTGQNEEIFEMDMSSDEEAAAHVSRSPSVTTMRDIDPKLTAARHNLDGYPLSDGDWPSNDSHGLSQAFSPKSDSELMVRPSESLLRAESHMQWTWGEFPETTRVTKKEKPELLKTVTITPSENTHFRVILSSEAMENDTEIERGGGASSSVCTIVKPEPRTPITTVTPVIPLASVDTITSMSPVTPTEPLDVLPPSVATSTPYNSQQSDSPSKKKGVPKRSQHQGPEDIYLDDLNVLEPDVAARYFPKSESEAATKHWMDSEMHSGSQSPQSVGSAAADSGTECLSDSASDLPDVTLSLCGGLTENAEISKERFMEHIITYLEFAENPAIIDNPNLVVKIGNRYYNWTLAAPLILSLQAFQKNLPKATEEAWVKEKMPKKSGRWWFWRKRADSTIKQSETKLETKEESQLEEEGPSMSQEKLPLQPKAGDSSSDEEAKELSVASCQERLQSIDSQHHPSPHTYRKSLRLSSDQIASLKLKEGPNDVTFSITTQYQGTCRCEGTIYLWNWDDKVIISDIDGTITKSDVFGQILPQLGKDWTHQGIAKLYHSVAENGYKFLYCSARAIGMADMTRGYLQWVNDGGTILPRGPLMLSPSSLFSAFHREVIEKKPEIFKIECLTDIKNLFQHNMQPFYAAFGNRANDVFAYKEVGVPVCRIFTVNPKGELIQEQTKGNKSSYSRLSELVEHVFPLLSKEQNEAFVLPEFSSFCYWRQPIPDINPDELL; from the exons ATGAACTACGTGGGCCAGCTGGCAGGTCAGGTGCTGGTAACTGTCAAAGAACTGTACAAGGGCATTAATCAGGCCACGTTGTCGGGCTGTATTGATGTTGTGGTTGTCCGCCAGCGAGATGGCACCTACCAGTGCTCACCATTCCATGTGCGCTTTGGCAAGCTGGGTGTACTCCGCTCCAAAGAGAAAGTG ATTGACATTGAAGTGAATGGAGAGCCGGTAGAGCTGCACATGAAGCTTGGTGACAATGGAGAGGCCTTTTTTGTCCAGGAATCTGAGCAGCTGAAT ATTGTCCCTGCCCACCTGGCCACCTCTCCAATCCCCACCGAGAGTCACCTGTTCTGGATCTCAGAGGTTGAGCACAGGGCACCGAAAGATCTGGAGGATGACCCCGCTGACCCCGAGGACCCACCCGAGCTTCCTGCTCCGAACACCATGTccacaaaaaagaagaagagacgGAAGAAGAAGCACAAAGGAGACCCCCGAAGAGAGGAGCTGACCCCGCCCATGTCAGTGATGACGGGTAATGCTATTGCTGCTAACGCACCTGCTGCTACGACTGCTGCTATGTCCAGCACTGGGCAAAATGAAGAGATCTTTGAGATGGACATGAGCTCTGACGAGGAAGCTGCAGCACATGTCTCGAG GTCACCTTCAGTGACTACAATGCGAGACATTGACCCCAAATTAACCGCAGCCAGACACAACCTCGATGGTTATCCACTGTCTGATGGGGACTGGCCGTCAAATGACAG TCATGGCTTGTCTCAGGCCTTTTCCCCAAAGAGTGACTCTGAACTTATGGTCAGGCCCTCAGAGAGTTTGCTCAGAGCGGAGTCCCACATGCAGTGGACCTGGGGGGAGTTTCCAGAAACAACCAGG GTCACCAAAAAAGAGAAACCAGAACTACTAAAAACAGTGACCATCACCCCATCAGAGAACACCCACTTCCGCGTCATCCTCAGCTCTGAGGCCATGGAGAACGACACTGAGATTGAAAGGGGAGGTGGTGCCTCCTCTTCCGTGTGTACCATCGTCAAGCCCGAGCCACGCACCCCGATCACCACTGTAACACCCGTGATTCCTCTCGCATCTGTTGACACCATTACCTCTATGAGTCCTGTAACCCCCACAGAGCCCCTGGATGTCCTGCCACCCAGTGTGGCAACCTCCACCCCTTACAACAGCCAACAGAGCGATTCACCCTCTAAAAAGAAAG GTGTCCCAAAGAGGAGCCAGCATCAGGGTCCCGAGGATATCTACCTAGATGACCTGAATGTACTTGAACCTGATGTTGCTGCACGATATTTTCCTAAGAG TGAGTCTGAGGCAGCGACAAAGCACTGGATGGACTCAGAGATGCACTCTGGTTCCCAGTCTCCCCAGTCAGTGGGCAGTGCAGCAGCTGACAGCGGGACAGAGTGTCTTTCTGACTCGGCTAGTGACCTCCCCGACGtcactctttctctgtgtggaGGCCTCACAGAAAATGCTGAAATATCCAAAG AAAGGTTCATGGAGCATATCATCACCTATCTGGAATTTGCTGAAAATCCAGCAATAATAGATAACCCCAACCTGGTAGTAAAGATAGGAAATAG ATATTATAATTGGACACTAGCTGCACCCTTGATTCTAAGTCTACAAGCATTTCAGAAGAACTTACCAAAG GCTACAGAGGAGGCCTGGGTGAAGGAGAAAATGCCAAAGAAGTCAGGCCGCTGGTGGTTCTGGCGAAAAAGGGCAGATAGTACAATCAAGCAG TCTGAGACTAAGCTTGAAACCAAGGAGGAGTCTCaactggaggaggaaggacCCTCCATGTCTCAGGAGAAACTGCCCTTACA GCCTAAAGCAGGAGACTCGTCCAGTGATGAAGAGGCCAAGGAGCTGAGCGTTGCATCCTGTCAGGAGAGACTGCAGTCAATAGATAGTCAGCACCACCCCAGCCCACACACTTACAGGAAGTCACTACGCCTCTCCTCTGATCAGATA GCCAGTCTGAAACTGAAGGAGGGACCTAATGATGTGACATTTAGCATCACCACCCAATACCAGGGCACATGCCGCTGCGAGGGCACCATCTACCTGTGGAACTGGGACGACAAAGTCATTATCTCTGACATTGATGGCACCATCACCAA gTCAGATGTGTTTGGACAGATCCTGCCACAGTTGGGGAAGGACTGGACCCACCAGGGCATTGCCAAGCTCTACCACTCAGTAGCTGA GAACGGCTACAAGTTCTTGTACTGTTCAGCGCGGGCTATTGGCATGGCTGACATGACAAGAGGTTACCTGCAGTGGGTCAATGATGGAGGCACCATTCTACCCCGGGGACCTCTAATGCTGTCTCCCAGCAGCCTCTTCTCTGCCTTCCACAG GGAGGTCATTGAGAAgaaaccagagatcttcaagATTGAATGCCTTACAGATATCAAGAACCTGTTCCAGCATAACATGCAGCCATTCTACGCCGCCTTTGGGAATAGAGCTAAT GATGTGTTTGCCTATAAGGAGGTGGGAGTTCCAGTGTGTAGGATCTTCACAGTCAACCCCAAGGGAGAGCTGATCCAGGAGCAGACCAAGGGCAACAAGTCCTC
- the lpin2 gene encoding phosphatidate phosphatase LPIN2 isoform X1: protein MNYVGQLAGQVLVTVKELYKGINQATLSGCIDVVVVRQRDGTYQCSPFHVRFGKLGVLRSKEKVIDIEVNGEPVELHMKLGDNGEAFFVQESEQLNQIVPAHLATSPIPTESHLFWISEVEHRAPKDLEDDPADPEDPPELPAPNTMSTKKKKRRKKKHKGDPRREELTPPMSVMTGNAIAANAPAATTAAMSSTGQNEEIFEMDMSSDEEAAAHVSRSPSVTTMRDIDPKLTAARHNLDGYPLSDGDWPSNDSHGLSQAFSPKSDSELMVRPSESLLRAESHMQWTWGEFPETTRVTKKEKPELLKTVTITPSENTHFRVILSSEAMENDTEIERGGGASSSVCTIVKPEPRTPITTVTPVIPLASVDTITSMSPVTPTEPLDVLPPSVATSTPYNSQQSDSPSKKKGVPKRSQHQGPEDIYLDDLNVLEPDVAARYFPKSESEAATKHWMDSEMHSGSQSPQSVGSAAADSGTECLSDSASDLPDVTLSLCGGLTENAEISKERFMEHIITYLEFAENPAIIDNPNLVVKIGNRYYNWTLAAPLILSLQAFQKNLPKATEEAWVKEKMPKKSGRWWFWRKRADSTIKQSETKLETKEESQLEEEGPSMSQEKLPLQPKAGDSSSDEEAKELSVASCQERLQSIDSQHHPSPHTYRKSLRLSSDQIASLKLKEGPNDVTFSITTQYQGTCRCEGTIYLWNWDDKVIISDIDGTITKSDVFGQILPQLGKDWTHQGIAKLYHSVAENGYKFLYCSARAIGMADMTRGYLQWVNDGGTILPRGPLMLSPSSLFSAFHREVIEKKPEIFKIECLTDIKNLFQHNMQPFYAAFGNRANDVFAYKEVGVPVCRIFTVNPKGELIQEQTKGNKSSYSRLSELVEHVFPLLSKEQNEAFVLPEFSSFCYWRQPIPDINPDELL, encoded by the exons ATGAACTACGTGGGCCAGCTGGCAGGTCAGGTGCTGGTAACTGTCAAAGAACTGTACAAGGGCATTAATCAGGCCACGTTGTCGGGCTGTATTGATGTTGTGGTTGTCCGCCAGCGAGATGGCACCTACCAGTGCTCACCATTCCATGTGCGCTTTGGCAAGCTGGGTGTACTCCGCTCCAAAGAGAAAGTG ATTGACATTGAAGTGAATGGAGAGCCGGTAGAGCTGCACATGAAGCTTGGTGACAATGGAGAGGCCTTTTTTGTCCAGGAATCTGAGCAGCTGAAT CAGATTGTCCCTGCCCACCTGGCCACCTCTCCAATCCCCACCGAGAGTCACCTGTTCTGGATCTCAGAGGTTGAGCACAGGGCACCGAAAGATCTGGAGGATGACCCCGCTGACCCCGAGGACCCACCCGAGCTTCCTGCTCCGAACACCATGTccacaaaaaagaagaagagacgGAAGAAGAAGCACAAAGGAGACCCCCGAAGAGAGGAGCTGACCCCGCCCATGTCAGTGATGACGGGTAATGCTATTGCTGCTAACGCACCTGCTGCTACGACTGCTGCTATGTCCAGCACTGGGCAAAATGAAGAGATCTTTGAGATGGACATGAGCTCTGACGAGGAAGCTGCAGCACATGTCTCGAG GTCACCTTCAGTGACTACAATGCGAGACATTGACCCCAAATTAACCGCAGCCAGACACAACCTCGATGGTTATCCACTGTCTGATGGGGACTGGCCGTCAAATGACAG TCATGGCTTGTCTCAGGCCTTTTCCCCAAAGAGTGACTCTGAACTTATGGTCAGGCCCTCAGAGAGTTTGCTCAGAGCGGAGTCCCACATGCAGTGGACCTGGGGGGAGTTTCCAGAAACAACCAGG GTCACCAAAAAAGAGAAACCAGAACTACTAAAAACAGTGACCATCACCCCATCAGAGAACACCCACTTCCGCGTCATCCTCAGCTCTGAGGCCATGGAGAACGACACTGAGATTGAAAGGGGAGGTGGTGCCTCCTCTTCCGTGTGTACCATCGTCAAGCCCGAGCCACGCACCCCGATCACCACTGTAACACCCGTGATTCCTCTCGCATCTGTTGACACCATTACCTCTATGAGTCCTGTAACCCCCACAGAGCCCCTGGATGTCCTGCCACCCAGTGTGGCAACCTCCACCCCTTACAACAGCCAACAGAGCGATTCACCCTCTAAAAAGAAAG GTGTCCCAAAGAGGAGCCAGCATCAGGGTCCCGAGGATATCTACCTAGATGACCTGAATGTACTTGAACCTGATGTTGCTGCACGATATTTTCCTAAGAG TGAGTCTGAGGCAGCGACAAAGCACTGGATGGACTCAGAGATGCACTCTGGTTCCCAGTCTCCCCAGTCAGTGGGCAGTGCAGCAGCTGACAGCGGGACAGAGTGTCTTTCTGACTCGGCTAGTGACCTCCCCGACGtcactctttctctgtgtggaGGCCTCACAGAAAATGCTGAAATATCCAAAG AAAGGTTCATGGAGCATATCATCACCTATCTGGAATTTGCTGAAAATCCAGCAATAATAGATAACCCCAACCTGGTAGTAAAGATAGGAAATAG ATATTATAATTGGACACTAGCTGCACCCTTGATTCTAAGTCTACAAGCATTTCAGAAGAACTTACCAAAG GCTACAGAGGAGGCCTGGGTGAAGGAGAAAATGCCAAAGAAGTCAGGCCGCTGGTGGTTCTGGCGAAAAAGGGCAGATAGTACAATCAAGCAG TCTGAGACTAAGCTTGAAACCAAGGAGGAGTCTCaactggaggaggaaggacCCTCCATGTCTCAGGAGAAACTGCCCTTACA GCCTAAAGCAGGAGACTCGTCCAGTGATGAAGAGGCCAAGGAGCTGAGCGTTGCATCCTGTCAGGAGAGACTGCAGTCAATAGATAGTCAGCACCACCCCAGCCCACACACTTACAGGAAGTCACTACGCCTCTCCTCTGATCAGATA GCCAGTCTGAAACTGAAGGAGGGACCTAATGATGTGACATTTAGCATCACCACCCAATACCAGGGCACATGCCGCTGCGAGGGCACCATCTACCTGTGGAACTGGGACGACAAAGTCATTATCTCTGACATTGATGGCACCATCACCAA gTCAGATGTGTTTGGACAGATCCTGCCACAGTTGGGGAAGGACTGGACCCACCAGGGCATTGCCAAGCTCTACCACTCAGTAGCTGA GAACGGCTACAAGTTCTTGTACTGTTCAGCGCGGGCTATTGGCATGGCTGACATGACAAGAGGTTACCTGCAGTGGGTCAATGATGGAGGCACCATTCTACCCCGGGGACCTCTAATGCTGTCTCCCAGCAGCCTCTTCTCTGCCTTCCACAG GGAGGTCATTGAGAAgaaaccagagatcttcaagATTGAATGCCTTACAGATATCAAGAACCTGTTCCAGCATAACATGCAGCCATTCTACGCCGCCTTTGGGAATAGAGCTAAT GATGTGTTTGCCTATAAGGAGGTGGGAGTTCCAGTGTGTAGGATCTTCACAGTCAACCCCAAGGGAGAGCTGATCCAGGAGCAGACCAAGGGCAACAAGTCCTC